A single genomic interval of Nitratidesulfovibrio sp. SRB-5 harbors:
- the divK gene encoding DVU0259 family response regulator domain-containing protein: MPYKILVVDDDPYIVKYMVDILSDNGYATCSASDGSEALEVLKRERPDLVTLDLEMPNEWGPRFYRKMTREDAFRDTPVIVISGLSGIHLAIRNAVASLKKPFDPNRLLEIIRDTLEKRGELAAEAPAAHQ; this comes from the coding sequence ATGCCGTACAAGATACTGGTCGTGGACGACGACCCCTACATCGTGAAGTACATGGTGGATATCCTTTCCGACAACGGGTACGCCACCTGCTCCGCCTCGGACGGCAGCGAGGCGCTGGAAGTGCTGAAGCGCGAGCGGCCCGACCTCGTGACGCTGGACCTGGAAATGCCCAACGAGTGGGGGCCGCGCTTCTACCGCAAGATGACCAGGGAAGACGCCTTCCGCGACACCCCGGTCATCGTCATCAGCGGGCTGTCGGGCATCCATCTGGCCATCCGCAACGCCGTGGCCTCGCTGAAGAAACCCTTCGACCCCAACCGCCTGCTGGAAATCATCCGCGACACACTGGAAAAACGCGGCGAGCTGGCGGCGGAAGCGCCGGCAGCTCACCAGTAG
- the tmcA gene encoding acidic tetraheme cytochrome c3 TmcA, whose product MKTPRSLPRAPRLATQPAIVAAILAAALLFLLLPPVAMAPAQEDMKVLAPEALAPQSRPAARFVHDTHNEKAKIDECGTCHHGTTEDGRRDATAATSEGTPCADCHAVHGGGGGGVGKVGKGTPLERAYHRQCMGCHREQGKGPTACGGCHTRV is encoded by the coding sequence ATGAAGACACCACGTTCCCTGCCCCGGGCACCACGGCTTGCGACGCAACCGGCCATCGTGGCGGCCATCCTTGCCGCCGCGCTGCTGTTCCTGCTGCTGCCGCCCGTGGCCATGGCCCCGGCGCAGGAAGACATGAAGGTTCTGGCGCCCGAGGCCCTGGCCCCGCAGTCGCGCCCCGCCGCCCGGTTCGTGCATGACACGCACAACGAAAAGGCCAAGATCGACGAATGCGGCACCTGCCACCACGGCACCACCGAGGACGGACGGCGCGACGCCACGGCTGCCACGTCCGAGGGCACCCCCTGCGCCGACTGCCATGCCGTCCACGGTGGCGGGGGAGGCGGGGTTGGCAAGGTCGGCAAGGGCACGCCGCTGGAACGCGCCTACCACCGCCAGTGCATGGGCTGCCACCGGGAACAGGGCAAGGGCCCCACGGCCTGCGGCGGCTGCCACACCAGGGTCTGA
- a CDS encoding response regulator produces MSVSLPLPLLSLLPLLLVDDEEGIRTVLALLLADMGCAVRTAASGAEALAMVRADPPAVVLTDVRMPGMDGMDLLRAVKAEFPAVEVLVLTGHGDMELAVSSLRFGAGDFLTKPVAPEALEVALDRARQRMALREALRRHTEELEQLVAQRTRELLHAERLAAVGETAAGLAHAIKNVAGGLEGAMFVLEKGLELDRRDYLEQGWRMVRDDVARVRDLAMRLLDMGRAAELAPRPCDPDGPLRDVVRLLVPRAAAAGVALVVQAGAGPEPAMLDPDAVHRCLMDLVVNAIEAFEDDGGTGALAGGPASAPTTVAARMDAGGPEAGGGDPDASRRVVLRSRRVVLPEPAGAEGAPGGELGSVSATGIEYVVEDNGPGFPEQARQSGQAGQEQGSNAAPDGFAAFVSAKPGGSGVGLMATRKLAREMGGELELGPALQGHGVRAVLRVRVG; encoded by the coding sequence ATGAGCGTATCGTTGCCTTTGCCCCTGCTGTCCCTTCTGCCCCTTCTGTTGGTCGACGACGAGGAAGGCATCCGCACCGTGCTGGCGCTGCTGCTGGCCGACATGGGGTGCGCGGTGCGCACGGCGGCGTCAGGGGCGGAGGCGCTGGCCATGGTCCGCGCAGACCCGCCCGCCGTGGTGCTGACCGACGTGCGCATGCCCGGCATGGACGGCATGGACCTGCTGCGCGCGGTGAAGGCGGAATTTCCCGCCGTGGAGGTGCTGGTGCTGACCGGCCACGGGGACATGGAACTTGCCGTGTCCAGCCTGCGCTTCGGCGCGGGCGACTTCCTGACCAAGCCGGTGGCCCCGGAGGCGCTGGAAGTGGCGCTGGACCGCGCCCGCCAGCGCATGGCCCTGCGCGAGGCCCTGCGCCGCCATACCGAGGAACTGGAGCAACTGGTGGCCCAACGCACCCGCGAACTGCTGCACGCCGAGCGGCTGGCCGCCGTGGGCGAGACGGCGGCGGGCCTTGCCCACGCCATCAAGAACGTGGCGGGCGGACTGGAAGGGGCCATGTTCGTGCTGGAAAAGGGGTTGGAGCTGGACCGCCGCGATTATCTGGAACAGGGCTGGCGCATGGTGCGCGACGACGTGGCGCGGGTGCGCGACCTGGCCATGCGTTTGCTGGACATGGGCCGGGCGGCGGAACTTGCCCCGCGCCCGTGCGACCCGGATGGCCCCCTGCGCGACGTGGTTCGCCTGCTGGTCCCGCGCGCGGCGGCGGCAGGGGTTGCGCTGGTGGTTCAGGCCGGTGCCGGGCCGGAACCGGCCATGCTGGACCCGGACGCGGTGCACCGCTGCCTGATGGATCTGGTGGTCAACGCCATCGAGGCGTTCGAGGATGATGGCGGGACGGGTGCGTTGGCCGGTGGCCCGGCCAGTGCCCCAACGACTGTCGCGGCCCGGATGGATGCTGGCGGGCCGGAGGCGGGCGGGGGTGACCCTGATGCATCCCGCCGGGTGGTCCTGCGCAGCCGCCGGGTGGTGTTGCCCGAGCCTGCGGGCGCGGAAGGAGCGCCCGGCGGTGAGCTCGGGTCGGTCAGTGCAACCGGCATCGAATACGTGGTGGAGGACAACGGCCCCGGTTTTCCGGAACAGGCCAGACAGAGCGGACAGGCTGGACAGGAGCAGGGGAGCAATGCAGCCCCGGACGGCTTTGCCGCCTTCGTTTCCGCCAAGCCGGGCGGCAGCGGCGTGGGCCTCATGGCCACACGCAAGCTGGCCCGCGAAATGGGCGGCGAACTGGAGCTTGGCCCAGCATTACAGGGGCACGGCGTGCGGGCGGTGCTTCGGGTGCGCGTTGGCTAA
- a CDS encoding PAS domain S-box protein — MAAMTAGTGGTTSGDRGPDRGPDRGSDGGKGPGTGSGADAGASPGSAPAARAGRPGKPGWGRRLRGLPGGSLAAKVVAGSGAALFLGVLVLSLGSIRYQREHLHDELAAGGDRLGTTIRLGARFAMMLNARDEINQIISDVARQKDIVSIRIYNKEGVIKFSGDPDEVERRTNIRDEACAACHRTAEPRKWLALRERTRVFTDTDGRRLLGSLTPIMNEPGCSGEPCHFHPADKLVLGALEVVLSLQDAEAEVLAFQTRVVTLAAAVFLLGATAVHLFLRRFLTRPVARLIEGTRAVARGEKVDLSDVRQQDEIGELAGAITRMDRDIAQKRAELNRQRDEYQRLFDQVPCAITVQDRNLRLLRYNRMFRENFTPRPGDFCFQAYKGRTGKCPNCAVEMTMQTGLAHCSEESGFHTDGSRAHWIVHTSPVFDAEGRVVAAMEMTLDITDRKELEEKLRRSELKYHAIFNHIPSAVFVLDQQTLEVVDCNSTAEKVYGWPREEMKGRSFLDLFPPDERERYASQLRAFTVLNRARNVARDGRPFHVDIMLSPAEYLARQVLLVTTTDITERLEAEQKVIQAGKMATLGEMATGVAHELNQPLTVIKTAGGFLLRKVTRGELIDPEILATMAREIDGHVDRASRIIGHMRDFGRRSDLALERVDVNAVLQSATEFFSRQLSLRGIDIDWRLAEPLPPVMAVSNRLEQVFINLLLNARDAIEERSEKEPGAPRRIIVETVADDRRVTARVCDTGGGIPPALLPRIFEPFFTTKKVGKGTGLGLSISYGLVKEFGGSIQASNMAEGGACFTLNFPVTSGAVGAAGSGGTAGAGGDAPGRAGGGADAPATAPGPDGTADGTPAGGVGGDAA; from the coding sequence ATGGCCGCAATGACCGCCGGGACGGGCGGCACGACATCCGGTGACAGGGGCCCGGACAGGGGCCCGGACAGGGGCTCGGACGGGGGCAAGGGGCCGGGTACGGGTTCGGGCGCCGATGCGGGCGCCTCGCCCGGTTCTGCCCCTGCCGCCCGCGCGGGAAGACCCGGCAAGCCGGGATGGGGCCGACGCCTGCGCGGCCTGCCGGGCGGCAGCCTGGCCGCCAAGGTGGTGGCGGGCAGCGGCGCGGCGCTGTTCCTGGGGGTGCTGGTGCTGTCGCTGGGCAGCATCCGCTACCAGCGCGAGCACCTGCACGACGAACTGGCCGCCGGGGGCGACCGCCTGGGCACCACCATCCGCCTGGGCGCGCGCTTCGCCATGATGCTGAACGCCCGCGACGAGATCAACCAGATCATCAGCGACGTGGCCCGCCAGAAGGACATCGTTTCCATCCGCATCTACAACAAGGAAGGCGTCATCAAGTTCTCGGGCGACCCGGACGAGGTGGAACGCCGCACCAACATCCGCGACGAGGCCTGCGCCGCCTGCCACCGCACGGCGGAACCGCGCAAGTGGCTGGCCCTGCGCGAGCGCACCCGCGTGTTCACCGACACGGATGGCCGTCGCCTGCTGGGCAGCCTTACCCCCATCATGAACGAACCCGGCTGTTCGGGCGAGCCCTGCCACTTCCACCCGGCGGACAAGCTGGTGCTGGGCGCGCTGGAAGTGGTGCTTTCGTTGCAGGACGCGGAGGCCGAAGTGCTGGCCTTCCAGACCCGGGTGGTCACCCTGGCGGCGGCGGTGTTCCTGCTGGGGGCCACGGCGGTGCATCTGTTCCTGCGGCGCTTTCTGACGCGGCCCGTGGCCCGGCTCATCGAGGGCACCCGCGCCGTGGCGCGCGGCGAGAAGGTGGACCTTTCCGACGTGCGCCAGCAAGACGAGATAGGCGAACTGGCCGGGGCCATCACCCGCATGGACCGCGACATCGCCCAGAAGCGGGCGGAACTGAACCGCCAGCGCGACGAGTACCAGCGGCTGTTCGATCAGGTGCCCTGCGCCATCACCGTGCAGGACAGGAACCTGCGGCTGCTGCGCTACAACCGCATGTTTCGCGAGAACTTCACGCCAAGGCCCGGCGATTTCTGCTTTCAGGCCTACAAGGGGCGCACCGGCAAGTGCCCCAACTGCGCCGTGGAAATGACCATGCAGACCGGCCTTGCCCATTGCAGCGAGGAAAGCGGCTTCCACACCGACGGCAGCCGGGCGCACTGGATCGTGCACACCTCGCCCGTGTTCGATGCGGAAGGGCGGGTGGTGGCGGCCATGGAAATGACCCTGGACATCACCGACCGCAAGGAACTGGAAGAAAAGCTGCGCCGCTCGGAACTGAAGTACCACGCCATCTTCAACCACATTCCCAGCGCCGTGTTCGTGCTGGACCAGCAGACCCTGGAGGTGGTGGACTGCAATTCCACGGCGGAAAAGGTGTACGGCTGGCCGCGCGAGGAAATGAAGGGCCGCTCGTTCCTGGACCTGTTCCCGCCGGACGAGCGCGAACGCTACGCCTCGCAGTTGCGGGCCTTCACCGTGCTGAACCGCGCCCGCAACGTGGCCCGCGACGGCAGGCCCTTTCACGTGGACATCATGCTGTCCCCGGCGGAATACCTGGCCCGGCAGGTGCTGCTGGTGACCACCACCGACATCACCGAACGGCTGGAGGCCGAGCAGAAGGTCATTCAGGCGGGCAAGATGGCCACCCTGGGCGAAATGGCCACGGGCGTTGCCCACGAACTGAACCAGCCGCTGACGGTCATCAAGACCGCCGGGGGCTTCCTGTTGCGCAAGGTGACGCGCGGCGAACTCATCGACCCGGAAATCCTGGCCACCATGGCCCGCGAGATCGACGGCCACGTGGACCGGGCCAGCCGCATCATCGGGCACATGCGCGACTTTGGCCGCCGCTCGGACCTGGCGCTGGAGCGGGTGGACGTGAACGCGGTGCTGCAAAGCGCCACGGAATTCTTCAGCCGCCAGCTGTCGCTGCGCGGCATCGACATCGACTGGCGGCTGGCCGAGCCGCTGCCCCCGGTCATGGCCGTGTCCAACCGGCTGGAGCAGGTGTTCATCAACCTGCTGCTCAACGCCCGCGACGCCATAGAGGAGCGCAGCGAGAAGGAGCCGGGCGCGCCGCGCCGCATCATCGTGGAAACGGTGGCCGACGACCGGCGGGTGACGGCGCGGGTGTGCGACACCGGCGGCGGCATACCTCCGGCGCTGCTGCCGCGCATCTTCGAGCCGTTCTTCACCACCAAGAAGGTGGGCAAGGGCACGGGGCTGGGGCTTTCCATCAGCTACGGACTGGTCAAGGAGTTCGGCGGGTCCATCCAGGCGTCCAACATGGCGGAGGGCGGGGCGTGCTTCACCCTGAACTTTCCGGTGACTTCCGGGGCCGTGGGCGCTGCCGGATCGGGGGGGACTGCGGGGGCAGGGGGCGACGCCCCGGGTAGGGCAGGAGGCGGGGCAGATGCGCCCGCCACCGCGCCGGGGCCGGACGGGACCGCTGACGGCACCCCCGCCGGGGGCGTGGGAGGGGACGCGGCATGA
- a CDS encoding response regulator codes for MGASILLVDDEEGIRTVLGISLADAGYDVTTAASGEEALARFAAHRPDIVLTDIKMPGLSGLDLLERLKAADPEVEVIMLTGHGDMDLAIQSLKRDATDFLTKPVNDDMLEVALRRAEERISMRQRLRGYTENLEQMVRDQSARLVEAERQLAALQVMDGIASGIRSLCSALDDGGLFNELPCFVAVHNADLEIVSTNQLYKERLGHRIGSRSWEAYAGRGPGDRLCPVMRVLETGEGFRSNEVLLGRNGQEIPVIVNTAPIYGNDGEVELVLELSVDVSEVRRLREDLRLTRERFRQLFDESPCYVAVMDRDFGVVEANRRYREDFGDPTGRRCHDAFAHRLAPCSGCPAGRTFDDGRPHQAETVVTARDGRQVNVLVWTAPLRDAEGAITEVMEMSTDITELRRLQDRLSQLGLLLGSTAHGIKGLLTALDGGVYRLGSGIARGDAARVQDSHQDIRHLVDRLRKMVLDLLYYAKNRELNWEVVVTRAFAEETAMLVEAKATERGVRFVRDFTAAGAAAGVEADSTGNAETATDAGEATGTAQAGSSGSGGTADLGTFEADTGALSSALVNLLENGVEACAADGRKQDHAVTFRVRGAPEEVTFTIIDNGTGMDRETREKLFTLFFSSKGTAGTGIGLFVASQVVRQHGGHIAVASEPGEGSTFTVSLPRRLPEAVRRGDEAEEERTENGG; via the coding sequence ATGGGCGCATCGATCCTGCTGGTGGACGACGAGGAAGGCATCCGCACCGTGCTCGGCATCTCGCTTGCCGACGCGGGCTACGACGTGACCACCGCCGCCAGCGGCGAAGAAGCCCTTGCCCGCTTTGCCGCGCACAGGCCCGACATCGTGCTCACCGACATCAAGATGCCCGGCCTGTCCGGGCTGGACCTGCTGGAGCGCCTGAAGGCCGCCGACCCGGAGGTGGAGGTCATCATGCTGACCGGCCACGGCGACATGGACCTGGCCATCCAGAGCCTGAAGCGCGACGCCACAGACTTTCTCACCAAGCCCGTCAACGACGACATGCTGGAAGTGGCCCTGCGCCGCGCCGAGGAACGCATATCCATGCGCCAGCGCCTGCGCGGGTACACCGAAAACCTGGAACAGATGGTGCGCGACCAGTCGGCCCGGCTGGTGGAGGCGGAACGCCAGCTGGCCGCGTTGCAGGTCATGGACGGCATCGCCAGCGGCATCCGTTCGCTGTGCAGCGCGCTGGACGACGGCGGGCTGTTCAACGAACTGCCCTGCTTCGTGGCCGTGCACAACGCCGACCTCGAAATCGTCTCCACCAACCAGCTGTACAAGGAACGCCTGGGGCACCGCATCGGCAGCCGCAGCTGGGAGGCCTACGCCGGGCGCGGCCCCGGCGACCGGCTGTGCCCGGTGATGCGCGTGCTGGAGACGGGCGAGGGGTTCCGCTCCAACGAGGTGCTGCTGGGCAGGAACGGACAGGAAATTCCGGTCATCGTGAACACCGCGCCCATCTACGGCAACGACGGCGAGGTGGAACTGGTGCTGGAGCTTTCGGTGGACGTCTCCGAGGTGCGCCGCCTGCGCGAAGACCTGCGCCTGACCCGCGAACGCTTCCGCCAGTTGTTCGACGAATCGCCCTGTTACGTGGCCGTCATGGACCGCGACTTCGGCGTGGTGGAGGCCAACCGCAGATACCGCGAGGATTTCGGCGACCCCACAGGCCGCCGCTGCCACGACGCCTTTGCCCACCGCCTGGCCCCCTGCTCCGGCTGCCCCGCCGGGCGCACCTTTGACGACGGGCGACCCCATCAGGCGGAAACCGTGGTCACCGCGCGCGACGGGCGGCAGGTGAACGTGCTGGTGTGGACGGCCCCCCTGCGCGACGCAGAGGGCGCCATCACCGAGGTCATGGAGATGTCCACGGACATCACCGAACTGCGCCGCCTGCAGGACCGGCTTTCGCAACTGGGGCTGCTGCTGGGCTCCACGGCGCACGGCATCAAGGGGCTGCTCACCGCGCTGGACGGCGGGGTGTACCGCCTGGGCAGCGGCATCGCGCGCGGCGACGCGGCGCGGGTGCAGGACAGCCACCAGGACATCCGCCACCTGGTGGACCGGCTGCGCAAGATGGTGCTGGACCTTCTGTACTACGCCAAGAACCGCGAACTGAACTGGGAAGTGGTGGTCACCCGCGCCTTTGCCGAGGAAACGGCCATGCTGGTGGAAGCCAAGGCCACGGAACGCGGGGTGCGCTTTGTGCGGGATTTTACGGCAGCAGGGGCGGCGGCAGGGGTGGAAGCAGACAGCACGGGGAACGCGGAAACGGCGACGGACGCCGGAGAGGCCACGGGCACGGCTCAGGCCGGATCGTCGGGAAGCGGCGGTACCGCCGACCTCGGCACCTTCGAGGCGGACACCGGGGCGCTGTCGTCCGCGCTGGTGAACCTGCTGGAAAACGGGGTGGAAGCCTGTGCGGCGGACGGGCGCAAGCAGGACCACGCCGTCACCTTCCGGGTGCGCGGCGCGCCGGAAGAGGTGACCTTCACCATCATCGACAACGGCACCGGCATGGACCGCGAGACCCGCGAAAAACTGTTCACCCTGTTCTTCTCGTCCAAGGGCACCGCCGGGACGGGCATCGGCCTGTTCGTGGCCAGCCAGGTGGTGCGGCAGCACGGCGGGCACATTGCCGTGGCATCCGAACCCGGCGAGGGCAGCACCTTCACCGTGTCGCTGCCGCGCCGCCTGCCGGAGGCAGTGAGGCGTGGGGATGAGGCGGAGGAAGAGCGAACGGAAAACGGCGGTTAG
- a CDS encoding universal stress protein: protein MFGKILFATSASPACDNAAKVAFELARRNEARLYVFHVLGVPTRGFGQYVRDLKSGEEEVADADYREWVTEELKHVYEAQFKDFGPPNAALQLAVGVPHTEILRFARQEGVDLIVMGAHGRDEDAAASRVRSIIGNTMQKVAKSARCPVLIVNRPCNTCWHMFSNIVFSTDFSKPADAAFQFAYRTAREVGAKLYLFHACDLGGSGLYPSQAEIERQLERARKQMQDRYVSKMTDYDNYQVEIWEGTPYVEILKYARDRKADLIVMAHHAREVPAEDAEIGSTVEQVVLRSACPVASVTHEERVA from the coding sequence ATGTTCGGTAAGATCCTCTTTGCAACGTCGGCCTCTCCGGCATGTGACAACGCGGCCAAGGTGGCCTTCGAACTGGCGCGGCGCAACGAGGCGCGCCTGTACGTCTTCCACGTGCTGGGGGTGCCCACGCGCGGCTTCGGCCAGTACGTGCGCGACCTGAAGTCGGGCGAGGAAGAAGTGGCCGACGCGGACTACCGCGAATGGGTCACCGAAGAACTGAAGCACGTCTACGAGGCCCAGTTCAAGGACTTCGGCCCGCCCAACGCCGCGCTGCAACTGGCCGTCGGGGTTCCGCACACCGAAATCCTGCGCTTTGCCCGGCAGGAAGGGGTGGACCTGATCGTCATGGGCGCACACGGGCGCGACGAGGACGCCGCCGCCTCGCGGGTGCGCTCCATCATCGGCAACACCATGCAGAAGGTGGCCAAGTCCGCCCGCTGCCCGGTGCTGATCGTCAACCGGCCCTGCAACACCTGCTGGCACATGTTCTCCAACATCGTGTTCAGCACCGACTTCTCCAAGCCCGCCGACGCGGCCTTCCAGTTCGCCTACAGGACCGCGCGCGAGGTGGGCGCCAAGCTGTACCTGTTCCACGCCTGCGACCTTGGCGGTTCGGGGCTGTACCCCAGCCAGGCAGAAATCGAGCGGCAGCTGGAACGGGCGCGCAAGCAGATGCAGGACAGGTACGTGAGCAAGATGACCGACTACGACAACTACCAGGTGGAAATCTGGGAAGGCACGCCCTACGTGGAAATCCTGAAGTACGCCCGCGACCGCAAGGCGGACCTCATCGTCATGGCCCACCACGCCAGGGAAGTGCCCGCCGAGGACGCGGAAATCGGTTCCACCGTGGAACAGGTGGTGCTGCGCTCCGCCTGTCCGGTGGCCAGTGTCACGCATGAGGAGCGGGTTGCCTGA
- the tmcC gene encoding TmcC family electron transfer complex membrane anchor subunit yields the protein MQQLYNFAVGPLAWVAWAVFLGGSAWRLASMWALARKKDMNAVAYMDVRHAARSMAHWATPFATLGWRANPAVTVATFAFHTALGLLLLFAPGHAVLWDYAFGINVWSLPEGMADTLTVLVILLCGFFAWRRLQLPVVRFVTRPMDWLVLALVAVPCVTAFLAKQQIGDNLLLSTLHVLSGEATLMALPFTRLSHAIFSPFTRAYMGSEFGGVRHCPDW from the coding sequence ATGCAGCAACTGTACAATTTCGCCGTGGGGCCCCTGGCCTGGGTTGCCTGGGCCGTGTTTCTGGGCGGGTCGGCCTGGCGCCTGGCGTCCATGTGGGCGCTGGCCCGCAAGAAAGACATGAACGCCGTGGCCTACATGGACGTGCGCCATGCCGCGCGCTCCATGGCGCACTGGGCAACCCCGTTCGCCACCCTGGGCTGGCGGGCCAACCCCGCCGTCACCGTGGCCACCTTTGCCTTTCACACCGCGCTCGGCCTGCTGCTGCTCTTTGCGCCGGGGCACGCGGTGCTGTGGGATTACGCCTTCGGCATCAATGTCTGGTCGCTACCAGAAGGGATGGCCGACACCCTGACCGTGCTGGTCATCCTGCTGTGCGGGTTCTTTGCATGGCGACGCCTGCAACTTCCCGTCGTCCGCTTCGTCACCCGGCCCATGGACTGGCTGGTGCTGGCACTGGTGGCCGTGCCGTGCGTCACCGCCTTTCTGGCCAAGCAGCAGATCGGCGACAACCTGCTGCTGTCCACCCTGCACGTGCTGTCGGGCGAGGCCACGCTGATGGCCCTGCCCTTCACCCGGCTGTCGCACGCCATCTTCTCGCCCTTCACGCGGGCCTACATGGGCTCTGAGTTCGGCGGGGTGCGCCACTGCCCCGACTGGTAG
- the tmcB gene encoding electron transfer complex ferredoxin TmcB has protein sequence MSATEFSGIAERRIEDANLVRGVAALTRERIERVVKAVTRGEAGARLAVYHETCMRCGMCADACHYCISHDGDPTYSPVGKMEQTMWKLLRTGGRVDPDDIYGMAQIAYTECNLCRRCVHYCPVGIDTGYVMSLVRRICHRLGVVPLYIQDTAHSHSGTMNQMWVKDDEWIDSLVWQEDEARGEIPTLRIPFDKEGADFLYSVIAPEPKFRTQLIYQAAVIFDQAGVDWTMPSSPGWDNSDMCMFTGDYEMMGRLKRCHFEMAQKLKVRRIVMGECGHAFRSVYDVGNRWLGWKNHPVPIVHSVEFFWELLTEGRIRLAKKFEEPVTIHDPCNIIRGRGLMDKLREVTHALCSNVVEMSPTREHNLCCCAGGGVINCGPPFKGVRLAGNKAKADQLAATGVHTVVAPCHNCHGGLEDIIHHYKLGMHTKFLGDLIYDCMEKPGAA, from the coding sequence ATGAGCGCAACGGAATTCTCGGGCATCGCGGAACGCCGCATAGAAGACGCCAACCTCGTGCGGGGCGTGGCCGCGCTGACGCGCGAACGCATCGAACGCGTGGTCAAGGCGGTGACCAGGGGCGAGGCCGGGGCGCGCCTGGCCGTCTACCATGAAACCTGCATGCGCTGCGGCATGTGCGCCGACGCCTGCCACTACTGCATCTCGCACGACGGCGACCCCACCTACTCGCCCGTGGGCAAGATGGAACAGACCATGTGGAAGCTGCTGCGCACCGGCGGCAGGGTGGACCCGGACGACATCTACGGCATGGCCCAGATCGCCTACACGGAATGCAACCTGTGCCGCCGCTGCGTGCACTACTGCCCCGTGGGCATCGACACCGGCTACGTCATGAGCCTGGTGCGGCGCATCTGCCACCGCCTGGGCGTGGTGCCGCTGTACATCCAGGATACCGCGCACAGCCATTCCGGCACCATGAACCAGATGTGGGTCAAGGACGACGAGTGGATCGACAGCCTGGTGTGGCAGGAAGACGAGGCGCGAGGCGAAATTCCCACGCTGCGCATCCCCTTCGACAAGGAAGGGGCGGATTTCCTGTACTCGGTCATCGCGCCGGAACCCAAGTTCCGCACCCAGCTCATCTACCAGGCGGCGGTGATCTTCGACCAGGCCGGGGTGGACTGGACCATGCCCTCGTCACCCGGCTGGGACAACAGCGACATGTGCATGTTCACCGGCGACTACGAAATGATGGGGCGGCTCAAGCGCTGCCACTTCGAGATGGCCCAGAAGCTGAAGGTGCGGCGCATCGTCATGGGCGAGTGCGGACACGCCTTCCGGTCCGTATATGACGTGGGCAACCGCTGGCTGGGCTGGAAGAACCACCCCGTGCCCATCGTGCATTCCGTGGAGTTTTTCTGGGAACTGCTGACCGAGGGCAGGATCAGGCTGGCGAAGAAATTCGAAGAACCGGTGACCATCCACGACCCGTGCAACATCATCCGCGGGCGAGGCCTGATGGACAAGCTGCGCGAGGTTACCCACGCCCTGTGCTCCAACGTGGTGGAAATGTCCCCCACGCGGGAACATAACCTGTGCTGCTGCGCGGGCGGCGGGGTGATCAACTGCGGCCCGCCCTTCAAGGGCGTGCGGCTGGCGGGCAACAAGGCCAAGGCCGACCAGCTTGCCGCCACGGGCGTGCACACGGTGGTGGCCCCCTGCCACAACTGCCACGGCGGGCTGGAAGACATCATCCACCATTACAAGCTCGGCATGCACACCAAGTTCCTGGGCGACCTGATCTACGACTGCATGGAAAAGCCCGGCGCCGCGTAG